From the genome of Streptomyces sp. NBC_01260, one region includes:
- a CDS encoding DUF3039 domain-containing protein: MSTLEPERGAGTGTLVEPTPQVSNGDGDHERYAHYVQKDKIMASALEGTPVVALCGKVWVPGRDPKKYPVCPMCKEIYESMGAGGDKDKGKGGKDKK; this comes from the coding sequence ATGAGCACTCTTGAGCCCGAGCGCGGGGCAGGTACGGGAACCCTCGTGGAGCCGACGCCACAGGTGTCGAACGGCGACGGCGACCACGAGCGCTACGCCCATTACGTCCAGAAGGACAAGATCATGGCGAGTGCCCTGGAGGGCACCCCCGTGGTCGCGCTGTGCGGCAAGGTCTGGGTACCGGGGCGCGACCCCAAGAAGTACCCGGTGTGTCCCATGTGCAAGGAGATCTACGAGTCCATGGGCGCCGGCGGCGACAAGGACAAGGGCAAGGGCGGCAAGGACAAGAAGTAG